A single genomic interval of Halobacillus halophilus DSM 2266 harbors:
- a CDS encoding competence/damage-inducible protein A, producing the protein MKAEVIAVGTELLLGQIANTNGQWISKEFASLGIPVYQHSVVGDNIKRVEDVFEAAHSRSDVIVITGGLGPTEDDLTREAAQKIIGQKLIEDQQAMEKIALYYEKNKQTMTANNRKQALVFEESIVLPNQEGMAPGQIVEHDGRAWIFLPGVPSEMKSLMNSGVLPYLQRSYKLQSDIVSEMMYFIGIGESTLENKLSALISHQTNPTLAPLASEGEVGLRITATGETGDEAREKIAVMKETILQIVGSYYYGSDDVSIEATVRDLLKKTGYRLGAAESLTGGKFIEKLISLPGASTVTQGSLVAYTPLMKEKVIEVPASLIKQHGTISNECAETMAVNAKRILEADVAISFTGVAGPESSEGHEPGAVFIGLQIADERPSVYYFQFEGSRDKIRSRAVKKGYELIFHHIKNL; encoded by the coding sequence ATGAAGGCTGAAGTTATAGCAGTAGGTACAGAATTGTTACTCGGGCAAATAGCTAATACGAATGGACAATGGATTTCTAAAGAATTTGCAAGCCTCGGTATACCTGTTTATCAGCATAGTGTCGTCGGTGACAACATAAAAAGAGTGGAAGATGTTTTCGAGGCGGCTCACAGTCGATCGGACGTTATAGTGATCACAGGGGGTCTTGGTCCAACCGAGGATGACTTAACCAGAGAAGCTGCCCAAAAAATAATCGGGCAGAAACTTATAGAAGACCAACAGGCGATGGAGAAAATAGCTCTATATTACGAAAAAAACAAACAAACGATGACAGCGAATAACCGAAAACAAGCGTTAGTCTTTGAAGAGAGTATTGTACTTCCTAACCAAGAAGGGATGGCGCCTGGCCAAATTGTAGAACATGACGGAAGAGCGTGGATCTTTCTTCCGGGAGTTCCCTCTGAGATGAAGTCCCTTATGAATAGCGGAGTGCTGCCTTATCTGCAGCGTTCCTATAAACTACAGTCTGATATCGTTTCCGAAATGATGTACTTCATAGGTATCGGTGAATCAACCTTGGAAAATAAACTCTCTGCATTAATTTCCCACCAGACGAACCCTACACTTGCTCCGCTGGCAAGTGAAGGGGAAGTGGGACTGCGGATTACTGCCACTGGAGAGACAGGCGACGAGGCAAGAGAGAAAATCGCCGTAATGAAAGAGACCATATTACAGATTGTGGGCTCCTATTATTATGGAAGTGACGATGTATCTATTGAGGCCACGGTGCGGGACTTACTTAAAAAAACCGGCTACCGTCTGGGGGCAGCTGAAAGCCTTACAGGAGGCAAATTCATCGAGAAGCTAATATCCCTGCCCGGCGCTTCTACTGTGACTCAGGGCAGCCTTGTAGCCTACACACCTTTAATGAAAGAGAAAGTGATTGAGGTACCTGCTTCTCTCATTAAACAGCATGGAACGATCAGTAATGAATGTGCTGAAACGATGGCTGTAAATGCTAAAAGGATTTTAGAGGCTGATGTTGCCATTAGTTTTACAGGGGTGGCTGGACCAGAATCCAGTGAAGGACATGAACCGGGCGCTGTGTTTATCGGACTGCAAATCGCAGATGAGCGTCCCTCTGTGTATTATTTTCAATTTGAAGGAAGCAGAGATAAGATTCGTTCCCGTGCTGTAAAAAAAGGATACGAATTAATTTTTCACCATATCAAAAATTTATAA